The stretch of DNA GACCCGCTCTCCGTCGAAATCGATCGCCGAGGCGATCTGACCCCGTTCGCCGTCGCGAGCGAGACTCCTCGCGATAGCCGGAACAGCGAACCCGTTCTGCTCCCCAGCCCGCACGAGCGCATCGGCGGCATCAGCCGCGACCATCCCACTCGCTGTCACCATCGGCCAGCCGACCTCGCTGCGCAATGACTGCCGCTCGCGCTCGGGCCGCTGAGCGGGTTCCCCCAGATGAGCCAGCTGCGCGTCGTCCTGCTCCATGCGCTGGTCGATCCGGTTCGCTCCTCCTGCCAGGCCATACGCTCGTCCTGGTAATCCACCTCGTGGAACGTCGCAGCGAGCCGCTCCGCGGCAGCGAGGAGTCGCCTCAGGAAGTCTGGACGGCGCTCGCGCGAAGCCGCGAGCCAGCGCATCGCGCAGTCGAGCGGCACCCCCTCGACGCGATCCAACCGGTCACCCTGCTGCGCGACGACCGCTGGCAACGCGAGCAATTCCTGCGCGAGAACATGACACCGCAGCTCCTCGCGGCGTTCCGGATGCTGGTCGATCCTCGACAGGAGCGCTCGCGGCTGCTCCCGACCGACCGTCATCGCCTGTCCCCCTCCTCGCTGGGGAGGTGATCCGTCCACCAGTCTACCAGCCGCTTTGCACCGACATCCGACTCGACCGCGGTACACTCGCTCGGCTGGCTTCCGAGCGCTCCGGCTCGCCCCTCACCAACGCTTGATCGTCCACTCCAGTCCCCGCTCGAACGGGATGGTGATCGTCAGGACATCGCTCCGCGAACGGACGAACTCTTGGTATGCGCGACAGTCGTGCGAGACGACATTGTCGGCCACGATCAGCCCACCCGGCACCACGCGGTCGAAGGCAGCCAGGAAGAGACGCCCATAGTCGTCCTTCTCCGCATCCAGGAAAAGGAAATCGATTCGCTCGTACTGCCGTACCAGTTCCGCAGCATCGCCCTCCAGGACGACTGCCACGTCTTGGAGACCAGCCGCCGCGAGGTTGGCATTGGCTGCCGCGACGCGCTCCGGACGGATCTCGCTCCCGATGACGCGTCCACCATAGGCCCGCGCAGCCAGTGCCAACCAGATCGTGGAATAACCGACCGCTGAACCTGCCTCGAAAATGAGCGGCGGCCGCAGGGCCAAGAGCACTCCGTACAAGAACGCTCCCGTCGCCGGCGTCAATGCGCGGATGCGCTGTTCCTGAGGGAGTCCGAGAGCACGCTCGGCTGCATCCTGCTCCGCCAAGCGATCGAGAACACGCCGCGCACGCTCGTCCGCCAGTTCATGCTCGGCTCGGCTTGCCATCCTGCTCCTCCGTTCACGATCTCGCCTCGCGCGACCAGTGCAGGCCAGTCTAGCATCACGTCCCGGCACCGAGTCCGCCATCGTTCCGGCGTCCCCGCGCCAGCCGTGACCGATGGCGAGCCAGGCACTCGGCGAGGCACCGCTCATCCTCGCCAGACTCGGCCCAATGGTCGGTCGCATGGTAGACTCATCGACCGCGTGTCGGGAGGGCCGATGCAGGTCGTTCTCGGACTTGGTATCTTCGCAGCGACGCTCATCGGGATCTTCGCGCGGCCAGCTCGTCTGTCGGAGGCACACGCCGCACTCCTCGGCGCCCTGGCGATGCTGCTTACCGGGATCGTGTCACCCGAGACAGCAGCAGCCGCGCTCTACCACGAATGGAACGTTTACCTCTTCTTCCTGGGGCTCATGGTAACCACCGCGCTGGCGGAGCGTGCCGGCGTGTTCACGATGCTGGCCCGAGCAGCAGCCATCTGGGCGAACGGTTCGAGCCGCAGGCTCTATCTGATGCTTTTTCTCATCGGAGCTCTGGTCACCGCGTTCCTCTCCAACGACGCGACCGCACTGCTGCTCACTCCGGTCGTCGCCACGCTGGTCATCCAGTTGCGCCTTTCACCGGTGCCGTATCTGTTCGCGACGACGTTCATCGCTGACACGGCGTCGTTCCTGCTCCCGGTCAGTAATCCGATCAACGTGCTGCTCCTCGGCGAGCGGATCGATCTCCCCACTTTCTTCCGCTTTCTCCTGGCCCCCGCTCTCTTTGCCATTCTCGCGAATTACATCATTTTCGCTTGGTGGTTCCGCCACGACCTTCGTATGGTGTACGATCCCGCTCGCCTTCCCGTGCTCGACTCCCGACGACAGCAGACTGCCCGCCTGACGCTGAGCGGGCTTGCCGTCCTGGCCCTGGTGGAAGTCACCGCGGCTTGGTATCACCTGCCGCTCGGTCCGGTAGCCGTCCTCGGCGCCTGCGCTCTCGCCCTGCTCGCCTGGCGCATCGGCCAGCTCGATTGGAAGAGCGTGGTCCGCAGTATTTCTTGGTCGTTGTTCGGTTTCCTCACGGGTATGGTCATCGTCGTGCGCGGATTGACCGAACTCGGACTCACCGAACGCTTCGGTACCTGGCTCCTGGCGCTCGGCGCGGGATCCACCTTGCGCGCCATCCTCGTCACGGCCTTCGGGACCGCGCTCGGTGCGAACCTGATCAACAA from Thermomicrobium roseum DSM 5159 encodes:
- a CDS encoding O-methyltransferase; protein product: MASRAEHELADERARRVLDRLAEQDAAERALGLPQEQRIRALTPATGAFLYGVLLALRPPLIFEAGSAVGYSTIWLALAARAYGGRVIGSEIRPERVAAANANLAAAGLQDVAVVLEGDAAELVRQYERIDFLFLDAEKDDYGRLFLAAFDRVVPGGLIVADNVVSHDCRAYQEFVRSRSDVLTITIPFERGLEWTIKRW
- a CDS encoding SLC13 family permease produces the protein MQVVLGLGIFAATLIGIFARPARLSEAHAALLGALAMLLTGIVSPETAAAALYHEWNVYLFFLGLMVTTALAERAGVFTMLARAAAIWANGSSRRLYLMLFLIGALVTAFLSNDATALLLTPVVATLVIQLRLSPVPYLFATTFIADTASFLLPVSNPINVLLLGERIDLPTFFRFLLAPALFAILANYIIFAWWFRHDLRMVYDPARLPVLDSRRQQTARLTLSGLAVLALVEVTAAWYHLPLGPVAVLGACALALLAWRIGQLDWKSVVRSISWSLFGFLTGMVIVVRGLTELGLTERFGTWLLALGAGSTLRAILVTAFGTALGANLINNVPMALVMRAALETSAPATLPQEALRYAALLGADLGPNVTTVGSLATILWVLLLRRYGITVSVRQYILLGFLLVPLLLAAGSLAIWLQL